Proteins encoded together in one Mycobacterium noviomagense window:
- a CDS encoding DNA-3-methyladenine glycosylase I, with the protein MSAPTDDGRVRCGWAITDLYRDYHDREWGRPVRDGVALFERMSLEAFQSGLSWLIILRKRENFRRAFAGFDIETVAGYTDDDVARLMADDGIVRNRAKIEATIANARAAADLGSADDLSELLWSFAPPPRPRPTDASQIPSATAESTAMARELKRCGFRFVGPTTAYALMQATGMVDDHLSTCWVPSTAQ; encoded by the coding sequence GTGAGTGCGCCCACCGACGACGGGCGGGTTCGTTGCGGCTGGGCGATTACCGACCTGTACCGCGACTACCACGATCGCGAGTGGGGCCGACCCGTGCGCGACGGGGTGGCGTTGTTCGAGCGGATGAGCCTGGAGGCCTTCCAAAGCGGGCTTTCGTGGTTGATCATCCTGCGCAAGCGGGAGAACTTCCGACGGGCTTTCGCGGGCTTCGACATCGAGACGGTCGCCGGCTACACCGACGACGACGTGGCTCGGCTGATGGCCGACGACGGAATCGTGCGCAACCGCGCCAAGATCGAAGCGACGATCGCCAACGCGCGCGCGGCGGCCGACTTGGGATCCGCCGACGACCTATCGGAATTGCTGTGGTCGTTCGCGCCGCCACCGCGGCCGCGTCCCACCGATGCCTCGCAAATCCCTTCGGCCACTGCGGAGTCCACCGCGATGGCGCGGGAACTCAAACGGTGCGGATTCCGGTTCGTCGGGCCTACCACTGCCTATGCCCTGATGCAGGCCACCGGGATGGTCGACGACCACCTCAGCACCTGCTGGGTGCCGTCGACCGCCCAGTAG
- a CDS encoding DivIVA domain-containing protein: MALVLLYLVVLILLALLLFGVASLVFGRGEQLPPLPRATTATALPVSGVTRADVDAVKFTQVLRGYKTSEVDWVLDRLGQELDLLRGQLSARDALDAEPDDDDSAEDVSPQKDHG; the protein is encoded by the coding sequence GTGGCGTTGGTGTTGCTCTATCTCGTGGTGTTGATCCTGTTGGCGCTGCTGCTATTCGGTGTGGCCAGCCTGGTGTTCGGCCGCGGCGAGCAGCTGCCCCCGCTGCCGCGCGCCACGACCGCAACCGCGTTGCCAGTCTCAGGTGTCACCCGCGCGGACGTCGACGCGGTGAAGTTCACCCAGGTGCTGCGCGGGTACAAGACCAGCGAGGTCGACTGGGTGCTGGACCGGCTGGGCCAGGAACTCGACCTGCTGCGCGGTCAGCTTTCAGCCCGCGACGCCTTGGACGCCGAGCCCGACGACGATGACAGCGCCGAGGACGTTTCGCCGCAAAAGGACCACGGGTGA
- a CDS encoding glucosyl-3-phosphoglycerate synthase translates to MTTSELVDLVGEGILAARPGDAWLSDRSWNRPSWTIGELQAAKAGRTISVVLPALNEEETIESVIDSISPLVGGLVDELIVLDSGSTDDTEIRAIAAGARVVTREQALPEVPPRPGKGEVLWRSLAATTGDIVVFVDSDLIDPDPMFVPWLVGPLLTNDGIHLVKSFYRRPLNVSGSEGATGGGRVTELVARPLLAALRPELGCVLQPLGGEYAASRELLTSLPFAPGYGVEIGLLVDTYDRLGLDAIAQVNLGVRAHRNRSLAELGAMSRQVIATLLSRCGIPDSGVGLTQFFADGDGYTPHTWPVSLVDRPPMNALRPR, encoded by the coding sequence ATGACCACATCAGAGCTGGTCGATCTGGTCGGCGAGGGGATTCTTGCTGCCCGGCCCGGAGACGCCTGGCTGTCCGACCGCAGCTGGAACCGCCCCAGCTGGACGATCGGGGAGCTGCAGGCAGCGAAGGCCGGGCGGACGATCTCGGTGGTGCTGCCCGCCCTCAACGAAGAAGAAACCATCGAATCGGTCATCGACAGCATCTCCCCGCTCGTCGGCGGGCTGGTCGACGAGCTGATCGTGCTCGACTCGGGTTCCACCGACGACACCGAGATCCGCGCCATCGCCGCCGGCGCCCGCGTCGTCACCCGCGAACAGGCCTTGCCCGAAGTCCCGCCGCGGCCCGGCAAGGGCGAGGTGCTGTGGCGTTCGCTCGCAGCCACCACGGGCGACATCGTGGTGTTTGTCGACTCCGACCTGATCGACCCCGACCCCATGTTCGTCCCGTGGCTCGTCGGCCCGTTGCTGACCAATGACGGCATCCACCTCGTCAAGAGCTTCTATCGGCGACCCCTGAACGTCAGCGGCAGCGAGGGCGCCACCGGAGGAGGCCGCGTCACCGAACTGGTCGCCCGGCCCCTGCTCGCGGCGCTTCGCCCCGAACTGGGCTGCGTGCTGCAGCCGCTGGGCGGCGAGTACGCGGCCAGCCGGGAGCTGCTGACATCGCTGCCCTTCGCGCCGGGTTACGGCGTGGAAATCGGGCTGTTGGTCGACACCTACGACCGGCTCGGCCTGGACGCCATCGCCCAGGTCAACCTCGGCGTGCGGGCACATCGCAACCGCTCGCTGGCCGAACTGGGCGCGATGAGCCGTCAGGTCATCGCGACCCTGTTGTCGCGCTGCGGCATCCCCGACTCGGGTGTCGGGCTCACTCAGTTCTTCGCCGACGGCGACGGCTACACGCCCCACACCTGGCCCGTCTCATTGGTCGACCGCCCGCCGATGAACGCTCTGCGCCCGCGCTGA
- the folP gene encoding dihydropteroate synthase, whose product MAIVNRTPDSFYDRGATFSDDAAKAAAHQAIADGADAIDVGGVKAGPGENVDAATEAARVVPFIEWLRSAYPDQLISVDTWRSSVARQACSAGADLINDTWGGVDPALPEVAAEFGTGLVCSHTGGAAPRTRPFRVSYGTTTRGVVDDVIRELTAAAERAVAAGVARDRVLVDPTHDFGKNTFHGLALLRHMEDLVSTGWPVLMALSNKDFVGETLGVELTERLEGTLAATALAAAAGARMFRVHEVAPTRRVLEMVASIYGTRPPTRTVRGLA is encoded by the coding sequence ATGGCGATCGTCAACCGCACCCCGGATTCGTTTTACGACCGGGGCGCCACGTTCAGCGACGACGCGGCCAAGGCCGCCGCCCACCAAGCGATCGCCGACGGCGCTGACGCCATCGATGTCGGCGGCGTCAAGGCCGGGCCCGGCGAGAACGTCGACGCCGCGACCGAAGCCGCTCGCGTGGTGCCTTTCATCGAATGGTTGCGCAGCGCCTACCCGGACCAGCTGATCAGCGTCGACACCTGGCGTTCGTCGGTAGCCCGGCAGGCCTGCAGCGCGGGCGCCGACCTGATCAACGACACCTGGGGCGGCGTCGACCCGGCTCTGCCCGAGGTGGCAGCGGAGTTCGGCACCGGCCTGGTCTGCTCGCATACCGGCGGTGCGGCGCCGCGGACCCGCCCGTTCCGGGTCAGCTACGGGACCACCACCCGCGGCGTCGTCGATGACGTCATCCGCGAGCTCACCGCCGCCGCCGAGCGCGCGGTAGCCGCCGGCGTGGCCCGAGACCGGGTCTTGGTCGACCCCACCCACGACTTCGGCAAGAACACCTTCCACGGGCTAGCGTTATTGCGCCACATGGAAGATCTTGTGAGCACCGGATGGCCGGTGTTGATGGCGCTCAGCAACAAGGACTTCGTCGGGGAGACATTGGGCGTGGAGCTCACCGAGCGGCTGGAGGGGACACTGGCAGCGACTGCCCTCGCCGCCGCGGCCGGCGCTCGGATGTTTCGTGTGCATGAGGTGGCCCCGACGCGTCGCGTGCTGGAGATGGTGGCCTCCATCTACGGCACACGTCCGCCGACCCGCACGGTGAGAGGACTCGCATGA